The DNA sequence CGCGGGCGATGGTCTGCCAGCTCGCCGCCGTTCACGCCCCTGACGACCTGCGCATCCTGGCCTCGGTGACAGCGGGTGGGGAGGCGGCCTGGGACTGGCTCAAGTGGCTGCCGCACGCCCGCCTGCCGTCCCTGGAGGCCGGCCCGGGGCTGCCCGACTGCCTGCTCGCCTCGGGTCCGGCCAGGCTCGCCGCGCTGCTGGAGGTCCAGGCGCGCCCCCGGCTGGAGCGGCTCGCCCGCGCCGGCGCGTCATACGGTGCCGATGCCGGTGCCGGCCCCGGCACCGCGTCGGCGAGCGGCCCCGACCGGTGGGCCTCAGGCGCCCCAGGCAAGCGCGCCTTGTGCGAGTGGGCCGCCCCGCACCTCCTGGTGCTGCTCGACGGGTTCTCCCGGCTGGCTCCCGAAGCACGCTTGCCGGTCGTCGGGGAGCTGCTCGACCGGGCCGCCGAGGTCGGAGCCACCGTGGTCTGCCTGGCCGCCGGCCGAGCCGACGAGCCCGCCGAGCTAGGCGCCCGCATCCGGCTCTCCGAGGCGGGCGGCCTCGAGCTGGAGGAGGCCGGCTCTCGTGGCCGCCGCACCGGCGGGGTCGTCGCCGACGACGGCGGGATCGCCTGGTGCGGGACGGTCGCCCGACGCATGGCCCCGCTCCGGCTCGACCGACGCGGAGCCCGGCACACCGGCCCGCCGGCCGGCGTGCGCCTCCTCGACCTGCTCGACCCGGCCAGCGTGCGCGTCCTCGACCTGCTCGACCGGGCCGGCTGCGACCTCACCGGCCCGGCGGCCGGTTGTGACCTCGCCGGCCCGGCGGCCGGTTGGCGCCCGCGACCACGGTCCGAGCTGCTCCGAGTGCCCATCGGCGTCCGGTCCGGTGGCGACCCGGTCGTCCTGGACCTCAAGGAGGCCGCCGACGGCGGCATGGGCCCGCACGGTCTGGTCATCGGGGCGACCGGCTCGGGCAAGAGCGAGCTGCTGCGCACCATCGTCGCCGGGCTCGCCCTCACCCACCCGCCCGACCTCCTCAACTTCGTGTTCGTCGACTTCAAGGGCGGCGCCGCCTTCGCCGACCTGGCCGGGCTCCCGCACGGGGCCGGCATGATCACCAACCTGCAGGCGGACCTCTCCATGGCCGACCGCATGCGGGCCGCCCTCCAGGGCGAGCAGGAGCGGCGCCAGCGCCTGCTGAGGCGGGCAGGCAACCTCGACGGGATCGGGCAGTACCACGCCGCGCGGAAGGTCGACCCCAGGCTGCCCCCGATGCCGTTCCTTGTCGTGGTGGTCGACGAGTTCGGCGAGCTGCTGGCCAACCGGCCCGACTTCCTCGACCTGCTCGTGGCCGTCGGCCGGGTCGGCCGCAGCCTCGGCATCCACCTGATCCTGGC is a window from the Actinomycetes bacterium genome containing:
- a CDS encoding FtsK/SpoIIIE domain-containing protein; the protein is MFEFYRPARQHPPPVPGAGVEVAVAAPPARPAGSGGGWLVSLLPVASSAGSVGVLLLLPVRRGVLLLAVVAGMVLLAVATGLAPRLRERRARIRDRARYLAYLDGVRSRLDQVAVAQRRAAELLHPDLPGLLALVGRTARLWERRPGDDDFLTVRVGRGPVALACPVRLEQGGPLAGHDPELLAAAEELVAGRARVADVPVTLALRDLGVVAVTGPPGPVRALARAMVCQLAAVHAPDDLRILASVTAGGEAAWDWLKWLPHARLPSLEAGPGLPDCLLASGPARLAALLEVQARPRLERLARAGASYGADAGAGPGTASASGPDRWASGAPGKRALCEWAAPHLLVLLDGFSRLAPEARLPVVGELLDRAAEVGATVVCLAAGRADEPAELGARIRLSEAGGLELEEAGSRGRRTGGVVADDGGIAWCGTVARRMAPLRLDRRGARHTGPPAGVRLLDLLDPASVRVLDLLDRAGCDLTGPAAGCDLAGPAAGWRPRPRSELLRVPIGVRSGGDPVVLDLKEAADGGMGPHGLVIGATGSGKSELLRTIVAGLALTHPPDLLNFVFVDFKGGAAFADLAGLPHGAGMITNLQADLSMADRMRAALQGEQERRQRLLRRAGNLDGIGQYHAARKVDPRLPPMPFLVVVVDEFGELLANRPDFLDLLVAVGRVGRSLGIHLILA